GGCCCTGCACGAGCGCGGCAGGCGTCGCCACGCGCGTCCACGAGGTGCGGTTCACCTTCAGCTGAAGGGCGATCAGGCCGAGCAGGTCGGTCACGAAGCCGCGCACGTCGCCCGGCTCTCCGGACAGCAGCGGTTCCTTCGGCGTGGCGAACCCGAAACGGAACGTGCCCGACGACTGCAGGCTGCCCAGATCGGCGGCCTGCGTGCACGGACCGGCCGTCAGTGCGGCGAGCAGCGCCGCGCAGGCCAGGGAGCGCACGCGGTGTGAAGACGGACGTGCAGGCAGAAAGGAGCGGGGGTGGGCCATCGGGAGATCCTCCAGGGGGGCGGCAGGTGCGGCGCGGGCAGGGTGGACGGGGGAGGGCGGCAGGCACGGCGTGACGGCAGGCCGGACGGGTCACGCCCACCCTCACCTTCACAGCCATGTCGATGAGGGGATTCTAAAGACCGGCCTCTGTCGCACTTCTGACACGCGGCTGCCCGCCCCGGACCGCAGCGCAGGCACGCCCTCACGCACGCTGAGTAAACCTTCATCTGCGGGCGCAGGCAGGCGTCTATCCGTCAAATGGCGCATTCCACCCCAGGCGCAACGGCGTATGCTGACACCTGTTCCGGCCGTCCCCTCAGGGACCGTCCCGCGTCCGCCCACCGCCGCAAGCCCGCTGCCCGCCCACCCGCTGCCCACGCCCGGGCCAGCCGCCGTGCGGCACCCACCGAAAGGCCCCAGAGGTCCCTGTTGAACAACTTCAAGACGCTCTCGCCCTACCTGCGCCTCCACCGCAACCAGTACATCGTCGGCACGCTCGCGGTGCTCGGCGCGAACGCCGCCGTGCTGCTGCCCGCGTACTTCATCGGTCGGGCCATCGACGGCCTGCGCCTCTTCGCGGACGGCAACCCCGCCACGCCCGGCCTGACCCTCATGCAGCTCGCGCTGCTGGCGCTCGGCGTGATCCTCGCCACCGTGCTGTCCGGCAGCCTGATGGTCGTCGTGCGGCGCAGCATCGTGTTCGCCAGCCGCCAGACCGAGTACGAGATCCGCCGCGACCTGTTCGCGCACCTCAGCGGCCTCGACAAGCACTACTTCGACCGCGCCCGCACCGGCGACCTCATGAACCGCCTGACAGGCGACCTGTCCGCCGTGCGCGAAATGATCGGCTTCGGCAGCTGGCAGGTCGCGACCGTCATCAGCAGCTTCGTGGTGTCGTTCGCGTGGTTCTTCAGCATCAACTGGCGCCTCACGCTCGCGGTCCTCGTGGTGTTCCCCGTCATCATCGGCGTACTCATGTACCTCTCGCGGCAGGTGTCGCTGCGCTACGTGCCGATGCAGGAGCAGAACAGCGCCATCTCCGCCAAGGCGCAGGAGAACTTCTCCGGCGCGCGCGTCGTGAAAGGCTACGCCATCGAGGACCGCGAGATCGCCGAGTACAAGGTCATGAACACCGAACTCATCCGCCGCGCCCTGTTCCTCAACCGCGTCGAGGGACCACTCTTCGCGTTCATGAGCCTCCTGATGGGCGTCGCGTACGTCCTCGTGCTGCTGTACGGCGGCCGCATGATCCTGGGCCTCGTGCCGGGCAGCCCCCTCACGCTCGGGCAGTTCACGCAGTTCACGCTCACCCTCGAACGCCTCGCGTGGCCCATGCTCAGCATCGGCATGATCGCCAACATGCTGCAGCGCGGCATGGGCTCCTGGGCGCGCCTGCAGGAGATCTTCGCGGCCCGCGCGCGCGTCCACGACGGCGGCCGCACCGACCCCACCATCCACACCCTGCAGGGCGACATCCGCTACGAGGACGTCAGCCTGACCTTCGAGGGCCGCCGCGTCCTCGACCACGTCACGCTGCACATCCCCGCCGGACAGACGCTCGGCATCACCGGCCCCACCGGCAGCGGCAAGACCGTCCTCAGCCAGC
This genomic window from Deinococcus aquiradiocola contains:
- a CDS encoding ABC transporter ATP-binding protein, whose amino-acid sequence is MNNFKTLSPYLRLHRNQYIVGTLAVLGANAAVLLPAYFIGRAIDGLRLFADGNPATPGLTLMQLALLALGVILATVLSGSLMVVVRRSIVFASRQTEYEIRRDLFAHLSGLDKHYFDRARTGDLMNRLTGDLSAVREMIGFGSWQVATVISSFVVSFAWFFSINWRLTLAVLVVFPVIIGVLMYLSRQVSLRYVPMQEQNSAISAKAQENFSGARVVKGYAIEDREIAEYKVMNTELIRRALFLNRVEGPLFAFMSLLMGVAYVLVLLYGGRMILGLVPGSPLTLGQFTQFTLTLERLAWPMLSIGMIANMLQRGMGSWARLQEIFAARARVHDGGRTDPTIHTLQGDIRYEDVSLTFEGRRVLDHVTLHIPAGQTLGITGPTGSGKTVLSQLITRLTDVSEGSIKVDGHDVRSIPVRTLRENIAVVPQEPFLFSDTIASNVAFGLDNDHYQPIETLKSVRHTTPPEARDVPPDMDRVRRAAEIAGLAGEVDRFPLGYDTMLGERGVTLSGGQRQRTALARAVARDPRILILDDSMSAVDTETESRILQGLRTVQEGRTVLLIGHRVSTLRHADHIIVMDAGRIVEQGSHDELLAAGGHYADLERKQRLESDLDDTDETAIADAAPTRPTPAQPAPQPAPQEVKR